A region of Shewanella psychromarinicola DNA encodes the following proteins:
- a CDS encoding fumarylacetoacetate hydrolase family protein: MDRQSVTLTQVNGQVLHIIPSKIICIGRNYAEHIHELGNEIPDDMVVFLKPNSAITTTLRSHLDEPLHYEAELCFMVSNGQFSAVGVGLDMTKRQLQAKLKKQGLPWERAKAFDGSALFSDFIPITQGMHNGCFQLTIDNVVTQLGHQQLMMYQPQAIVNAIREFMTLNDGDIVMTGTPKGVGEVAANSQFELSMWANMPFSDFKTALVGDNTIAQSSGAADIVARWQAK; encoded by the coding sequence GTGGATCGACAATCAGTAACGCTAACACAAGTTAATGGCCAAGTTTTACATATCATCCCATCAAAAATTATTTGTATTGGGCGTAATTATGCAGAACATATTCACGAACTAGGCAACGAAATACCTGATGATATGGTGGTGTTTCTTAAGCCTAATTCAGCTATTACCACCACGTTACGGAGCCATTTGGATGAGCCTTTACATTATGAAGCCGAGTTGTGTTTTATGGTAAGTAATGGCCAGTTTAGTGCCGTTGGAGTTGGGCTTGATATGACTAAGCGGCAACTGCAAGCTAAGTTAAAAAAACAAGGCCTACCCTGGGAGCGAGCTAAAGCCTTTGATGGTTCGGCCCTGTTTAGTGACTTTATTCCAATTACTCAAGGTATGCATAATGGGTGTTTTCAGTTAACGATTGATAACGTTGTGACTCAATTGGGGCATCAGCAATTAATGATGTATCAACCACAAGCTATTGTTAACGCCATTCGTGAATTTATGACCTTAAACGATGGTGACATTGTGATGACAGGAACACCTAAAGGTGTAGGTGAGGTGGCAGCCAATAGCCAATTTGAGCTTAGCATGTGGGCTAATATGCCATTTAGTGATTTTAAAACCGCTTTAGTCGGAGACAACACCATTGCGCAATCCTCTGGCGCCGCTGATATTGTGGCGCGCTGGCAAGCTAAATAA
- a CDS encoding DUF2461 domain-containing protein, with the protein MFTQLSFNFLNQLSTNNDREWFKTNQQQYEDQVRTPALQFIEAMQGPILTISPRFTAVAKKVGGSLMRPQRDSRFSKNKTPYKTNVGIQFRHFQAKDVHAPGFYVHIANDECFIAAGIWHPESKVLNAIRHCIDENPNGYQKALAQLSRAGFELSGDSLIRPPRGFAKDHAMIEELKRKDFIAIKSVSIEQVCRNDFVDYCAQQYQHTLALMAYLCFALDLDF; encoded by the coding sequence ATGTTTACTCAACTCAGTTTCAACTTTTTAAACCAACTCAGCACTAACAACGATAGAGAATGGTTTAAAACCAATCAACAGCAATATGAAGATCAAGTCAGAACACCTGCATTACAATTTATTGAAGCGATGCAAGGACCCATTTTGACCATATCACCACGATTTACCGCAGTAGCCAAAAAAGTCGGCGGCAGTTTAATGCGTCCGCAACGCGATAGTCGTTTTAGTAAAAATAAAACCCCTTATAAAACCAATGTAGGCATTCAGTTTAGACACTTTCAGGCAAAAGATGTGCATGCCCCAGGTTTTTATGTCCATATCGCCAATGATGAATGCTTTATTGCCGCTGGGATTTGGCATCCAGAATCAAAAGTACTCAATGCTATTCGTCATTGTATTGATGAAAACCCCAACGGCTATCAAAAAGCATTAGCACAATTATCTCGAGCAGGATTTGAATTATCAGGCGACAGTTTAATACGCCCGCCGCGAGGATTTGCTAAAGACCACGCCATGATCGAAGAGCTAAAACGCAAAGATTTTATTGCCATTAAATCGGTAAGTATAGAACAAGTTTGTCGCAATGATTTTGTCGATTATTGTGCGCAACAATATCAGCATACACTGGCATTGATGGCCTATTTATGTTTTGCATTAGATCTCGACTTTTGA
- a CDS encoding RsmB/NOP family class I SAM-dependent RNA methyltransferase, whose amino-acid sequence MSHNIPAMSNATTSGETHAQEIAATTSAQKRALSYSTTIEKLFNQVMSTKMPADRIIGQYFRDHKKHGSKDRRVIRETLFGLFRWWGWLSQLDSSQKHTTWFQQLSTCAMLEQHKWNDITQAWNDFADWPQARADKTLLENNASLNGKLTAFIALSGIETSQISQLLPQWFWQRCPIDATEQYAVVNAMSSRPPIWARAQTLSTEKVIESLRQTGVEAKASGYFSDAISLGHKSINLNEMDAYKQGYIEIQDLASQVIGQICQPNNHELWWDACSGAGGKSLQLYSLMSQQSSAFTGSITASDIRHKPLEELRKRAKRAGFDHINVAPWKGDILPVDANAFDGVLVDAPCSCTGTWRRNPDMRWLDDVSAITDKPKLQLAILRRSAAAVKAGGKLVYATCSLSPSENEQIVKDFLSATSEFELEPVTHPFTGQLCDMLTIWPQQADSDGMFVAKMRRRNA is encoded by the coding sequence ATGAGCCATAATATTCCCGCCATGTCTAACGCAACAACATCTGGCGAGACACATGCGCAAGAAATCGCGGCGACAACATCAGCCCAAAAACGTGCCCTAAGCTACTCGACAACCATTGAGAAACTTTTTAATCAGGTCATGAGTACCAAGATGCCTGCAGATAGAATTATCGGCCAATATTTTCGTGATCATAAAAAGCATGGTTCCAAAGATAGACGCGTGATCCGTGAAACTTTATTTGGTCTCTTTCGATGGTGGGGCTGGTTAAGCCAATTAGATTCAAGTCAAAAGCACACGACTTGGTTTCAACAACTAAGTACTTGTGCGATGTTAGAACAGCATAAGTGGAATGACATCACTCAAGCTTGGAATGATTTTGCTGATTGGCCTCAAGCCCGCGCCGATAAGACTCTGCTGGAAAATAATGCATCATTAAATGGTAAATTAACTGCCTTTATTGCATTAAGTGGCATCGAAACCAGTCAAATAAGCCAATTATTACCACAATGGTTTTGGCAACGTTGTCCTATAGATGCGACTGAACAATATGCGGTTGTAAACGCCATGAGCAGCCGACCGCCTATCTGGGCTCGAGCGCAAACATTATCAACAGAAAAGGTGATTGAGTCTCTTCGCCAAACGGGTGTTGAAGCAAAAGCGAGCGGTTACTTTTCTGATGCCATAAGTTTGGGCCATAAGAGTATTAACCTAAATGAAATGGATGCTTATAAACAAGGTTATATTGAAATTCAGGATTTAGCCTCCCAAGTCATTGGCCAAATTTGTCAGCCAAACAACCATGAACTGTGGTGGGATGCTTGCAGTGGCGCTGGCGGTAAAAGCCTGCAGTTATATTCATTAATGTCGCAGCAAAGCTCAGCCTTTACGGGCAGTATTACCGCATCAGATATTCGCCATAAACCGTTGGAAGAGCTGCGTAAACGTGCCAAACGAGCAGGCTTTGATCATATTAATGTCGCACCTTGGAAGGGTGACATATTACCGGTCGACGCCAATGCTTTTGACGGTGTGTTAGTCGATGCCCCATGTAGCTGCACGGGGACTTGGCGTCGAAATCCAGATATGCGATGGCTTGATGATGTTAGCGCTATCACAGACAAACCAAAACTACAGTTAGCGATTTTACGTCGCAGCGCTGCGGCAGTAAAAGCAGGTGGCAAGTTGGTTTATGCAACGTGCTCCTTATCACCGAGCGAAAATGAACAAATTGTAAAAGACTTCTTATCTGCAACATCAGAATTTGAACTTGAACCGGTCACACATCCTTTTACTGGACAGCTATGTGATATGTTAACCATTTGGCCTCAGCAAGCTGACAGTGATGGTATGTTTGTCGCCAAGATGCGTCGACGTAACGCTTAA
- a CDS encoding succinylglutamate desuccinylase/aspartoacylase family protein: protein MPRKHEPFVIGDVSVLAGTQKSVKLPAAKLYNDTPMDLHVEVIHGTKAGPVLLVCAAIHGDELNGIEICRRLLGRVNAKTLTGTLLIVPIVNVFGFIQQSRYLPDRRDLNRCFPGSAKGALASRLAYLFAHSLVERATHIIDLHTGAIYRENLPQIRCDTDDEVMLDMANAFGAPVIMSSKAREGSMRAYANSLNIPCILYEAGEALRFSDMSIKSGLNGVINVIRYLNMTKGKIKTKTKITSVNASRSYWVRSESDGLVNIKLKLGERVAKGQVLATIVNPFGGSPSQLLAPTDGIIVGNSNIPVTNEGEALFHIAQFSSDEIEIINDNLDDFMQEYA from the coding sequence ATGCCAAGAAAGCACGAACCATTTGTTATTGGTGATGTTAGCGTACTGGCAGGCACTCAAAAAAGTGTCAAATTGCCCGCAGCAAAACTGTATAACGATACCCCGATGGATCTGCACGTTGAAGTTATTCACGGCACTAAAGCGGGACCTGTTTTATTGGTTTGCGCAGCGATCCATGGTGATGAGTTAAATGGTATTGAAATATGTCGACGTTTGCTCGGTCGTGTTAATGCTAAAACCTTAACCGGAACCTTGTTAATTGTGCCCATAGTTAACGTATTTGGTTTTATTCAACAATCTCGTTATCTACCGGATCGCCGCGATTTAAATCGCTGTTTTCCGGGCTCTGCTAAAGGTGCGTTGGCGAGTCGTTTAGCGTATTTGTTTGCTCATTCTTTGGTTGAAAGAGCGACCCATATTATTGATTTGCATACTGGTGCTATCTATCGAGAGAATTTGCCACAGATCCGCTGTGACACAGACGATGAAGTGATGCTCGATATGGCAAATGCTTTTGGGGCGCCAGTCATTATGTCCTCAAAAGCGCGTGAAGGCTCAATGCGTGCTTATGCTAATAGCTTGAACATTCCTTGTATTTTATATGAGGCGGGTGAAGCGCTACGTTTCAGTGATATGTCGATTAAGTCTGGTCTCAATGGTGTTATCAATGTGATCCGATATTTAAACATGACCAAAGGTAAAATTAAAACCAAAACCAAAATCACCAGTGTCAATGCAAGCCGCAGTTATTGGGTGCGCAGTGAATCTGATGGATTGGTGAATATCAAACTGAAGTTAGGTGAACGTGTGGCTAAAGGCCAGGTACTAGCCACTATCGTTAATCCATTTGGAGGATCGCCATCGCAACTGCTGGCGCCAACAGACGGCATTATTGTGGGCAACAGTAATATTCCAGTTACGAATGAAGGCGAAGCCTTGTTTCATATCGCGCAATTTAGCAGCGATGAAATAGAAATCATCAACGATAATCTTGACGATTTTATGCAAGAATATGCCTAA
- the rimK gene encoding 30S ribosomal protein S6--L-glutamate ligase translates to MHIAIMSRNKNLYSTRRLKEAAEARGHVINIVDPLKCYMNINMNAPSIHVRGEELPKFDVVIPRIGASVTFYGTAVLRQFEMMGTHPLNESVAITRSRDKLRSLQLLSRKNIGLPVTGFASKPADIPDLLDMVGGAPCVIKLLEGTQGIGVVLAETRKAAESVIEAFMGLKANIMVQEYIAEAGGADIRCFVIGDKVIAAMKRQALAGEFRSNLHRGGSASIVKLTPEERSTALRAAKTMGLNVAGVDILRSKHGPLVMEVNSSPGLEGIEKATGIDVAEKIIQFIEKNVKSTSPKTKGAG, encoded by the coding sequence ATGCATATTGCTATTATGTCCAGAAACAAAAATTTATACTCAACCCGTCGGTTAAAAGAAGCTGCAGAAGCTCGTGGTCATGTCATAAACATTGTTGACCCATTAAAGTGTTATATGAATATCAACATGAACGCACCCAGTATTCATGTCCGTGGTGAAGAGTTGCCAAAATTTGATGTGGTGATTCCGCGCATTGGCGCATCGGTCACCTTTTATGGCACAGCGGTATTGCGCCAGTTTGAGATGATGGGAACGCATCCACTAAACGAGTCAGTTGCCATTACTCGTTCACGGGATAAATTACGCTCATTACAACTATTGTCACGTAAGAACATCGGTTTACCCGTGACAGGCTTTGCCAGCAAACCTGCCGACATTCCTGATTTATTGGATATGGTCGGTGGTGCCCCTTGTGTGATCAAGCTACTTGAAGGTACTCAAGGCATTGGGGTTGTTTTGGCTGAAACCCGTAAAGCGGCCGAATCGGTTATTGAAGCATTCATGGGCTTAAAAGCCAACATCATGGTGCAAGAATATATTGCCGAAGCGGGTGGCGCAGATATTCGTTGTTTCGTGATTGGTGACAAAGTGATTGCCGCGATGAAACGCCAAGCATTAGCGGGTGAGTTTAGGTCTAATTTACACCGTGGTGGTTCTGCTAGCATTGTCAAATTAACCCCTGAAGAACGTTCAACGGCATTGCGTGCGGCTAAAACAATGGGACTCAATGTAGCGGGTGTCGACATTTTACGTTCTAAACACGGTCCATTAGTGATGGAAGTTAACTCATCACCGGGTCTTGAAGGTATTGAGAAAGCCACCGGGATTGATGTTGCGGAAAAAATAATTCAGTTTATTGAGAAAAACGTTAAATCGACTAGCCCGAAAACGAAAGGAGCTGGTTAA
- a CDS encoding methyl-accepting chemotaxis protein translates to MTMFELTIKQKIALGFASIGLLLLVGSSFFYHSLDQIQTANTNIETLAVPVQNKSNALQITLLKMAKTDSLAYSQTGNDSINLSFKQFNLLQQEFNNVLTTLLVKVADHPTMHQSLIQAKSSYQQYVKQSRTMFSTKLEIEQTRTHFTTLKQDFDNARINASNNMIDLELIEAPVDEAPLLAEVIGGGVRIDDMLFALGNTITELGRLTSADTINIHKQDVSMLLVNITVNGNYLTQQADPLGATSLFADFDTNLRAIKQFTDEPGTLYLAQHNVVNKQRLAEQSHLQANIFFDATNHQLDQLVTLANERFNQLQMVAIDEVNTAQTLAISMAVIFVLMAIFIYYFTSKAMLGPLQVINRALSRIASGDLSGRLTKTNNDEFGALMDNINKLSDDLTHLLQAISRDAHLLDESAIRSQEQSEKISHSASGQINNISQAKLLAEQIHHSSTQVSEQAAESEQHVKLASLQGVQIKSIANNNRLRIETLSTSLHDSVKIMTKLNQHSDNIGGILTTISAIADQTNLLALNAAIEAARAGEHGRGFAVVADEVRSLASRTQLSTAKIQTMINALQQETTNAVNAISQGQMQASECVEQSQSLHDAIKQIETALSTINGMSQSITHSANEQVNHSQLIEQTMTQTADSAQQNAQESTSMTNRSQQLNQLARSLTTSVERFKL, encoded by the coding sequence ATGACAATGTTCGAATTGACAATTAAACAAAAAATAGCGTTAGGATTTGCCTCTATTGGCTTATTACTGCTTGTTGGAAGTAGTTTTTTTTATCATTCTCTCGATCAAATTCAAACAGCAAATACTAATATTGAAACCTTAGCGGTACCCGTTCAAAATAAATCAAATGCATTGCAAATTACCTTATTAAAAATGGCAAAAACAGATAGCTTAGCTTATTCACAAACCGGTAATGACAGTATCAATCTCAGCTTCAAACAATTTAATCTATTACAGCAAGAATTCAATAACGTATTAACGACACTATTAGTCAAAGTAGCGGATCATCCCACTATGCACCAGTCGTTAATTCAAGCAAAAAGCTCCTATCAGCAGTACGTAAAACAATCGCGCACCATGTTCAGCACTAAACTCGAAATAGAGCAAACCCGCACTCACTTCACTACCTTAAAGCAAGATTTTGATAATGCGCGTATAAACGCCAGTAACAATATGATTGATTTGGAACTTATCGAAGCGCCAGTTGATGAAGCACCGTTATTAGCAGAAGTCATTGGCGGCGGAGTGCGTATCGACGACATGTTGTTCGCACTTGGCAATACCATAACGGAACTCGGTCGATTAACTTCTGCCGATACGATTAATATTCATAAACAAGATGTTTCGATGTTATTAGTTAATATTACGGTTAATGGCAACTACTTAACCCAACAAGCTGACCCCTTGGGTGCAACGTCGCTATTTGCCGATTTTGACACCAACTTACGAGCCATTAAACAGTTCACAGATGAACCGGGCACCTTGTATCTCGCGCAACACAATGTCGTCAATAAGCAACGCTTAGCAGAGCAAAGTCATCTACAAGCCAACATTTTTTTTGATGCTACGAATCATCAGTTAGATCAATTAGTGACACTCGCGAACGAAAGATTCAACCAGTTACAAATGGTGGCCATAGATGAAGTGAATACAGCACAAACATTGGCTATTTCAATGGCGGTGATATTTGTATTAATGGCGATCTTTATCTATTACTTCACGTCAAAAGCCATGTTAGGCCCTCTGCAAGTCATTAACCGAGCATTATCACGGATCGCCAGCGGTGATTTATCGGGGCGATTAACCAAGACAAATAATGATGAATTTGGAGCCTTGATGGATAACATCAATAAACTTTCTGACGACCTGACTCATTTATTACAAGCCATTAGTCGTGATGCGCATTTGCTCGATGAATCCGCTATTCGCTCACAAGAGCAAAGCGAAAAAATATCCCATTCAGCCTCAGGACAAATTAATAATATTAGCCAGGCAAAGCTGCTCGCCGAACAAATACATCACAGTTCTACTCAGGTCAGTGAGCAAGCCGCGGAATCTGAACAACATGTCAAATTAGCCTCTTTGCAAGGGGTACAAATAAAAAGTATTGCTAATAATAATCGCCTCCGCATTGAGACCTTATCAACCAGCTTGCATGACTCAGTTAAGATCATGACAAAACTTAATCAACACAGCGATAATATTGGTGGAATTTTAACGACCATCAGTGCTATTGCCGATCAAACTAATTTGTTAGCCTTAAATGCGGCTATTGAGGCGGCAAGAGCGGGTGAACATGGGCGTGGCTTTGCCGTCGTTGCCGACGAGGTACGATCATTAGCGTCTAGAACGCAATTATCAACCGCCAAAATTCAAACCATGATTAACGCTCTACAACAAGAAACAACGAATGCCGTCAATGCCATCTCACAAGGACAAATGCAAGCCAGTGAATGTGTTGAACAAAGTCAGTCGTTACACGATGCTATTAAACAAATAGAAACAGCATTGAGTACCATTAATGGCATGAGCCAAAGTATTACTCATTCGGCCAATGAACAAGTAAACCATAGCCAATTAATAGAACAAACAATGACTCAAACGGCAGATTCAGCCCAACAAAATGCACAAGAATCAACATCAATGACCAATCGAAGCCAACAATTAAATCAATTAGCCCGCTCGCTTACCACCTCCGTTGAACGTTTTAAGCTATAA
- the pfaD gene encoding eicosapentaenoate synthase subunit PfaD, with amino-acid sequence MSTQLQHEKLSPWPWQVSLQNSCFDHAGMNKKLKDLSQPCYVVNDTQQGLGVAQQAQVVTDAVAAHALPVSAFAPALGTQSLGDSNFRRVHGVKYAYYAGAMANGISSEELVIALGQAGILCSFGAAGLIPSRVEQAIKRIQTALPNGPYAFNLIHSPSEPALERGSVELFLKHKVRTVEASAFLGLTPQIVYYRAAGLSRDVHGDIQIDNKVIAKISRTEVAIKFMQPAPVKMLQQLVDDGLITPEQMALAQLVPMADDITAEADSGGHTDNRPLVTLLPTILALKDQVQAQYNYKTPLRVGAGGGVGTPDAALATFHMGAAYIVTGSINQACVEAGASEHTRKLLATTEMADVTMAPAADMFEMGVKLQVVKRGTLFPMRANKLYEIYTRYDSIEAIPSDEREKLEKQVFRSSLDDIWAGTVAHFNERDPKQIERAKDNPKRKMALIFRWYLGLSSRWSNTGEVGREMDYQIWAGPSLGAFNAWAKGSYLDDYTQRHAVDLAKHLMHGAAYLARVNLLTAQGVSLPVALQRWRPVDQIK; translated from the coding sequence ATGTCAACTCAATTACAACACGAAAAGCTTTCACCTTGGCCATGGCAAGTTAGCTTGCAAAACAGCTGTTTTGATCACGCTGGGATGAACAAAAAGCTCAAAGATTTATCGCAACCATGTTATGTGGTTAACGATACACAGCAAGGCTTAGGTGTGGCGCAACAGGCTCAAGTGGTAACCGATGCCGTAGCAGCCCATGCGCTACCTGTCAGCGCCTTTGCACCAGCCCTTGGCACCCAAAGTTTAGGCGACAGTAATTTCCGCCGCGTGCATGGGGTAAAATACGCCTATTATGCTGGCGCCATGGCGAATGGTATTTCCTCTGAAGAGCTGGTTATCGCATTAGGCCAAGCCGGTATTTTATGCTCATTTGGCGCTGCGGGGTTAATTCCATCACGAGTTGAACAAGCCATTAAGCGCATTCAAACGGCGCTGCCTAATGGCCCTTATGCGTTTAATTTAATTCACAGCCCGAGTGAGCCCGCACTAGAGCGTGGCAGTGTCGAGCTATTTTTGAAGCATAAAGTACGTACCGTCGAAGCATCTGCATTTTTGGGGTTAACCCCTCAAATTGTCTATTACCGCGCAGCAGGCTTAAGCCGTGACGTTCACGGTGATATTCAAATCGACAATAAAGTGATCGCTAAAATCAGCCGTACTGAAGTAGCGATTAAGTTTATGCAACCCGCGCCAGTAAAAATGCTCCAACAACTGGTTGATGACGGTTTGATTACACCTGAACAAATGGCATTAGCGCAATTAGTGCCAATGGCAGATGATATTACCGCAGAAGCCGACTCTGGTGGCCATACCGACAATCGTCCATTAGTCACCTTACTGCCGACTATTTTGGCACTAAAAGATCAAGTGCAAGCGCAGTACAATTACAAAACGCCTCTTCGCGTCGGTGCCGGTGGTGGTGTGGGCACCCCTGATGCTGCATTGGCGACATTTCATATGGGCGCAGCTTATATTGTTACCGGCTCCATCAACCAAGCCTGCGTGGAAGCCGGCGCCAGCGAACATACGCGTAAATTACTGGCCACCACAGAAATGGCCGATGTGACGATGGCGCCAGCCGCCGATATGTTCGAAATGGGCGTTAAGTTACAAGTGGTCAAACGCGGCACATTATTTCCCATGCGCGCCAACAAACTATACGAAATTTATACTCGCTATGACTCAATCGAAGCCATACCAAGCGACGAGCGTGAAAAACTTGAAAAACAAGTATTTCGCTCAAGCCTTGATGATATTTGGGCCGGCACTGTGGCACATTTTAATGAACGAGATCCCAAACAGATTGAACGCGCTAAAGACAATCCAAAACGTAAAATGGCATTGATTTTCCGTTGGTATTTAGGCTTATCAAGTCGCTGGTCAAACACGGGTGAAGTGGGTCGCGAGATGGATTATCAAATTTGGGCCGGTCCTTCGCTTGGAGCATTCAATGCGTGGGCTAAAGGCAGCTATTTAGATGATTACACTCAACGTCACGCCGTCGATTTGGCCAAGCATTTAATGCACGGTGCAGCCTATTTAGCTCGAGTGAATTTATTAACGGCACAAGGTGTTAGCCTTCCCGTAGCATTACAGCGCTGGCGCCCAGTAGACCAAATTAAATAA
- a CDS encoding ATP-dependent zinc protease family protein, with the protein MTEHSLGIVGWREWGTFPDIGNERVKIKVDTGAKTSCLHAFKIKPFQKNNQKWVRVWLHPDQDSDREIICEFTVFDRRDVSDSGGHVTKRYVIKTPIIIGEQLFDIELTLTNRDHMKFRMLLGRRALQGRFLVNSAESFLAGE; encoded by the coding sequence ATGACTGAACATTCCCTCGGTATTGTGGGTTGGCGTGAATGGGGTACTTTTCCTGATATTGGCAACGAAAGAGTCAAAATCAAAGTGGATACTGGCGCAAAAACATCTTGTTTACATGCGTTCAAAATAAAACCGTTTCAAAAAAACAACCAAAAATGGGTTCGAGTCTGGCTTCATCCAGATCAAGATTCAGATCGTGAAATTATCTGTGAATTTACTGTATTTGATCGCCGAGATGTCAGTGACTCCGGTGGTCATGTAACAAAACGCTACGTGATAAAAACACCGATTATTATCGGAGAACAACTTTTTGATATCGAACTGACCTTAACCAATAGAGATCACATGAAATTTAGAATGTTATTGGGACGCCGAGCATTACAAGGGCGCTTTTTGGTTAATTCAGCAGAGTCATTTCTAGCAGGAGAATAA
- a CDS encoding DUF2802 domain-containing protein → MGDEFLIAALVYVIACLGLLLYLFKQSSKLKSKVAALTVLVKESDRQREAVKRELHELRSGTIGVGRRVVELEQKLAKQFDMIEEASQQDPQTKLYSRAVKMVGLGAGIEELMQECELPKAEAELILRLHRK, encoded by the coding sequence ATGGGTGATGAATTTCTAATTGCAGCTTTAGTGTACGTGATTGCATGTCTTGGTCTGCTTCTTTATTTATTTAAGCAGTCGAGTAAATTAAAATCTAAAGTCGCCGCACTTACCGTATTAGTTAAAGAAAGTGATCGTCAGCGTGAAGCCGTTAAAAGGGAATTACATGAGTTACGCAGTGGCACTATTGGTGTGGGTAGGCGTGTGGTCGAGTTAGAACAAAAACTCGCTAAGCAGTTTGATATGATCGAAGAAGCGAGTCAACAAGATCCTCAAACCAAATTATATTCACGAGCTGTCAAAATGGTCGGTCTAGGTGCGGGAATTGAAGAGCTAATGCAAGAGTGCGAATTACCTAAAGCAGAAGCTGAATTAATACTTCGTCTACACAGAAAATAG
- a CDS encoding chemotaxis protein CheW — MSDSRSVAAVAASKDDAVLQWVTFKLDNETYGINVMQVQEVLRYTEIAPVPGAPYYVLGIINLRGNVVTVIDTRSRFGLQSAEIDDSTRIVIIEAEKQVIGILVDSVAEVVYLRRSEIDNAPNVGTEESAKFIQGVSNRENELLILVDLDKLLSDEEWVELTQI; from the coding sequence ATGAGCGATTCTAGAAGTGTAGCAGCGGTTGCTGCAAGTAAAGACGATGCAGTATTACAATGGGTAACATTTAAGCTAGATAATGAAACCTACGGTATTAACGTAATGCAAGTTCAAGAAGTATTACGCTATACCGAAATTGCTCCTGTGCCAGGCGCACCTTATTATGTATTGGGGATTATCAACCTACGCGGTAACGTAGTAACGGTTATTGATACTCGTTCACGTTTTGGTTTGCAGTCTGCTGAAATCGACGATTCAACTCGTATTGTGATTATTGAGGCTGAAAAACAAGTCATTGGTATTTTGGTTGATAGCGTTGCAGAAGTGGTTTATTTACGTCGTTCTGAAATTGACAACGCACCTAATGTGGGCACCGAAGAAAGTGCTAAATTTATTCAAGGCGTGAGTAATCGCGAGAATGAGCTATTGATTTTAGTTGATTTGGATAAGTTATTGTCTGATGAAGAGTGGGTAGAGTTAACACAAATCTAG